The following coding sequences are from one Culex quinquefasciatus strain JHB chromosome 1, VPISU_Cqui_1.0_pri_paternal, whole genome shotgun sequence window:
- the LOC6033974 gene encoding adiponectin receptor protein produces MTSRYELNAPLQGPSNAGIIVPASLRLKDNGSSSATTPDDDDDILNVVEPDYQLRKRRVWSPEEEDSLASEDIDLLDDDDELEEEEDDGVGCPLPSTPEDTQLLEAEMTEVLKAGVLSDEIDLGALAHNAAEQAEEFVRKVWEASWKVCHFKNLPAWLQDNDFLHKGHRPPLPSFSACFKSIFRIHTETGNIWTHLLGCVMFIGVAIYFLTRPSFEIQFQEKLIFLSFFIGAIVCLGFSFAFHTLCCHSEMVGKLFSKLDYCGIALLIMGSFVPWLYYGFYCHYKHKMIYLTVVIVLGITSIITSLWDKFSQPNLRPLRAGVFMSFGLSGIIPAIHYVLMEGWISKVSQASLGWLILMGLLYILGALFYALRVPERWFPGKCDIWFQSHQIFHVLVLVAAFVHYHGISEMAMYRVTVGECDIPQHPAISF; encoded by the exons ATGACGTCACGTTACGAGCTGAACGCCCCGCTGCAGGGCCCATCGAACGCCGGCATTATTGTTCCGGCGAGTCTACGGTTAAAGGACAACGGATCATCGTCGGCAACGACGCCGGATGATGACGACGACATTTTGAACGTCGTCGAGCCGGACTACCAGCTCCGGAAGCGGCGCGTGTGGTCACCGGAGGAGGAAGACTCGCTAGCGTCAGAGGACATTGACCTgctcgacgacgatgacgagctggaggaggaggaagacgaCGGAGTCGGTTGTCCGCTGCCGTCGACCCCCGAAGACACCCAGCTGCTCGAGGCCGAAATGACAGAAGTGCTCAAGGCCGGCGTCCTGTCGGACGAGATCGACCTCGGGGCGTTGGCGCACAATGCCGCCGAACAGGCCGAAGAGTTCGTCCGGAAGGTGTGGGAAGCGTCGTGGAAGGTGTGTCACTTCAAGAACCTTCCGGCCTGGCTCCAGGACAACGACTTCCTCCACAAGGGCCACCGGCCTCCGCTGCCGTCTTTTAGCGCCTGCTTCAAGTCCATCTTTCGCATCCACACCGAAACCGGCAACATCTGGACGCACCTGCTCGGCTGCGTAATGTTCATCGGAGTGGCCATTTACTTCCTGACGCGACCCTCGTTCGAAATCCAGTTCCAAGAGAAGCTCATCTTCCTGTCCTTCTTCATCGGGGCCATCGTGTGTTTGGGCTTCTCGTTTGCGTTCCACACGCTCTGCTGCCACTCGGAGATGGTCGGCAAGCTGTTTTCAAA ATTGGACTACTGCGGAATCGCGCTGCTCATCATGGGTTCGTTCGTTCCTTGGCTGTACTACGGTTTCTACTGTCACTACAAGCACAAAATGATCTACCTTACGGTGGTCATCGTCCTGGGCATCACGTCGATCATCACCTCCCTGTGGGACAAGTTCTCCCAGCCGAACCTGAGACCATTGCGAGCGG GTGTCTTCATGAGCTTCGGCCTGTCCGGCATCATTCCGGCCATTCACTACGTCCTGATGGAGGGATGGATCAGCAAAGTTTCCCAGGCCAGCTTGGGTTGGCTGATTCTGATGGGCCTGCTGTACATCCTGGGTGCGCTGTTCTACGCGCTGCGAGTACCGGAGAGATGGTTCCCCGGCAAGTGTGATATCTGG TTCCAATCGCATCAAATTTTCCACGTGCTGGTGCTGGTGGCCGCCTTCGTGCACTACCACGGAATCAGTGAGATGGCGATGTACCGGGTAACGGTGGGCGAGTGTGACATTCCGCAGCATCCGGCCATCAGTTTTTGA
- the LOC6033972 gene encoding transmembrane protein 192 isoform X1, giving the protein MVSLIRNFGSNTGGRFFEDSSVAVSGIASGRMEDGQLDPILATEDDDGFRPLKTVPAFSFHLLISTCISLTGVILAATWQDSCRCEAYFIMLYMRAAFWLITFLIDHYVKRHHEKLRLDGYHDFHRATTGHRAVPLQIVSLWNTFLLAVQALIQHYYGDSFAEKCVVVGFLSPIVYITMFCSLETFVLALVNGSYIGKVVRFNRTAAPPDALQGSRGHSSGSLGLTQRGLSTTELLEKQADLINYLKDHNLKLNQKIMQMNAAVRTVTYPG; this is encoded by the exons ATGGTCAGTCTGATTAGGAACTTTGGTTCAAACACG GGAGGTCGCTTTTTCGAGGATTCGTCTGTTGCTGTATCCGGAATCGCCAGCGGTAGGATGGAGGACGGCCAGCTGGACCCGATACTGGCCACCGAGGATGACGACGGCTTCCGGCCGCTCAAAACGGTGCCGGCTTTTAG CTTCCACCTGCTGATTTCGACCTGCATCTCGCTGACCGGGGTCATCCTGGCGGCCACCTGGCAGGACAGTTGCCGCTGCGAAGCGTACTTCATAATGCTGTACATGCGGGCCGCCTTTTGGTTGATTACTTTC CTCATCGACCACTACGTCAAGCGCCACCACGAGAAGCTCCGGCTGGACGGGTACCACGACTTCCACCGGGCCACCACCGGCCACCGGGCCGTCCCGCTGCAGATCGTTTCCCTGTGGAACACGTTCCTGCTAGCGGTGCAAGCCCTCATCCAGCACTACTACGGCGATTCGTTCGCGGAAAAGTGCGTCGTCGTGGGTTTCCTCTCGCCGATCGTGTACATCACGATGTTCTGCTCGCTGGAAACGTTCGTGCTGGCCCTGGTCAACGGGTCGTACATCGGCAAGGTGGTGCGCTTCAACCGGACGGCGGCCCCGCCGGACGCCCTGCAGGGCAGCCGTGGCCACAGCAGCGGATCGTTGGGACTAACGCAGCGTGGACTGAGCACGACCGAACTGCTCGAGAAGCAGGCCGATCTGATCAACTATCTGAAGGACCACAACCTGAAGCTGAACCAGAAGATTATGCAGATGAATGCCGCCGTCCGGACGGTCACGTACCCGGGTTAA
- the LOC6033972 gene encoding transmembrane protein 192 isoform X2 encodes MEDGQLDPILATEDDDGFRPLKTVPAFSFHLLISTCISLTGVILAATWQDSCRCEAYFIMLYMRAAFWLITFLIDHYVKRHHEKLRLDGYHDFHRATTGHRAVPLQIVSLWNTFLLAVQALIQHYYGDSFAEKCVVVGFLSPIVYITMFCSLETFVLALVNGSYIGKVVRFNRTAAPPDALQGSRGHSSGSLGLTQRGLSTTELLEKQADLINYLKDHNLKLNQKIMQMNAAVRTVTYPG; translated from the exons ATGGAGGACGGCCAGCTGGACCCGATACTGGCCACCGAGGATGACGACGGCTTCCGGCCGCTCAAAACGGTGCCGGCTTTTAG CTTCCACCTGCTGATTTCGACCTGCATCTCGCTGACCGGGGTCATCCTGGCGGCCACCTGGCAGGACAGTTGCCGCTGCGAAGCGTACTTCATAATGCTGTACATGCGGGCCGCCTTTTGGTTGATTACTTTC CTCATCGACCACTACGTCAAGCGCCACCACGAGAAGCTCCGGCTGGACGGGTACCACGACTTCCACCGGGCCACCACCGGCCACCGGGCCGTCCCGCTGCAGATCGTTTCCCTGTGGAACACGTTCCTGCTAGCGGTGCAAGCCCTCATCCAGCACTACTACGGCGATTCGTTCGCGGAAAAGTGCGTCGTCGTGGGTTTCCTCTCGCCGATCGTGTACATCACGATGTTCTGCTCGCTGGAAACGTTCGTGCTGGCCCTGGTCAACGGGTCGTACATCGGCAAGGTGGTGCGCTTCAACCGGACGGCGGCCCCGCCGGACGCCCTGCAGGGCAGCCGTGGCCACAGCAGCGGATCGTTGGGACTAACGCAGCGTGGACTGAGCACGACCGAACTGCTCGAGAAGCAGGCCGATCTGATCAACTATCTGAAGGACCACAACCTGAAGCTGAACCAGAAGATTATGCAGATGAATGCCGCCGTCCGGACGGTCACGTACCCGGGTTAA
- the LOC6033971 gene encoding uncharacterized protein LOC6033971: MDNGPPASQPESAESAPEHTDSEQQQQPEEHGADPKSAPKPKPKPVKRTKHEKKRPKPAPEPPVPQPEPTPQPDPVPVPEVQVEPAPKPPTKPSVSVQIPRGISPIPEVANKLTESILPRQSSVVSEPEIIGGSSFKPWALITAFSVHWIASFAILIIGLAMTLVPPNEAYSCHVYFVVVYLRMVYWIGTFIQHELIKAPCRRLINQNYNLYRDMICYRKAPLKVVSLWNAVLIAAQGYAAKQFHVREYGANICSAIGPDMTPQLFIVIFCGLETIMLGIFYVPAIKRLLKSLTSQEQEEDMSNGTLSNQDEIPVNWRLMRQAEQIKILTVANQQLRREALDIGALE; this comes from the exons ATGGACAATGGACCGCCCGCGTCACAGCCCGAATCGGCGGAATCTGCCCCGGAGCATACCGActcggagcagcagcagcagccagaaGAACATGGTGCCGATCCGAAGTCTGCCCCGAAGCCCAAACCCAAGCCGGTCAAGCGAACCAAGCACGAGAAAAAGCGGCCCAAACCAGCCCCCGAACCTCCGGTGCCACAGCCGGAACCTACGCCGCAACCGGATCCCGTCCCCGTTCCGGAGGTGCAGGTTGAACCGGCGCCGAAGCCCCCGACAAAACCCAGCGTTAGTGTGCAGATTCCGCGGGGCATCTCGCCGATCCCGGAAGTGGCCAACAAGCTGACTGAGTCGATCCTGCCGCGGCAGTCCAGTGTGGTGTCCGAGCCGGAGATCATCGGCGGCAGCAGCTTCAAGCCGTGGGCGTTGATCACCGCGTTCAGCGTGCACTGGATCGCGTCGTTCGCCATCTTGATCATCGGGCTAGCGATGACCTTGGTTCCGCCCAACGAGGCGTACTCGTGTCACGTGTACTTTGTTGTGGTTTATCTCCGGATGGTGTACTGGATCGGTACGTTCATCCAGCACGAGCTGATCAAGGCTCCGTGCCGGCGGTTGATCAACCAGAACTACAACCTGTACCGGGACATGATCTGCTACCGCAAGGCGCCGCTCAAGGTCGTCTCGCTCTGGAATGCGGTGCTGATCGCGGCCCAGGGTTACGCGGCTAAGCAGTTTCACGTGAGGGAGTACGGCGCGAACATTTGCAGCGCGATCGGTCCGGACATGACGCCGCAGCTGTTTATCGTGATCTTCTGCGGGCTGGAGACGATCATGCTGGGAATCTTCTACGTGCCGGCCATTA AACGTTTGCTCAAGTCGTTGACGTCTCAGGAGCAGGAGGAAGACATGTCCAACGGGACGCTCTCGAACCAGGACGAGATCCCGGTCAACTGGCGGCTGATGCGCCAGGCGGAGCAGATCAAGATTTTGACTGTGGCCAATCAGCAACTGAGGAGGGAGGCTTTGGACATTGGCGCGTTGGAGTAG
- the LOC6033969 gene encoding uncharacterized protein LOC6033969, which yields MARVSRVAAIADLHHFCQQCPFVSSASKMSFLSRSFMPPFFLFRGESSYSAMGSRQQQQSAGGDQLSLRSSSLIGEEDIPRIRFEPLNTSLVVWIQMVCSLVLTGTGLVYGYYGCFINDGCNGYYIMLLGRAGLWMATYCVHLYVKKSHNRLKILGYHRFLRWTHRNKKLPLQLVSFSNLIILTMHTIFLEYFGAHFFIDCHIKRFPMILALSIICVLECIFLILTHFAYLVKVNVFNSQRYPPDAMLTGENRRNSMAPEEFLSQQFLLVVKLMDENRHILDKIREARSTAEVINSESTHLSQVEQSMIGA from the exons ATGGCTCGCGTCTCGCGAGTAGCCGCCATTGCTGACCTTCATCATTTCTGTCAGCAGTGTCCGTTTGTGTCGAGTGCCAGCAAGATGTCCTTCCTAAGCCGCAGCTTCATGCCACCGTTCTTTCTGTTTCGAGGCGAGTCCTCGTACAGCGCCATGGGCAGCCGACAACAGCAGCAGAGTGCCGGCGGCGATCAACTGTCCCTGCGCTCGTCCAGCTTGATCGGCGAGGAGGACATCCCGCGGATTCGCTTCGAACCGCTCAACACTTCGCTGGTGGTTTG GATTCAGATGGTCTGTTCGCTGGTGTTGACCGGAACGGGTCTGGTGTACGGATACTACGGATGCTTTATCAATGACGGATGCAACGGGTACTACATTATGTTGCTGGGAAGGGCAGGCTTGTGGATGGCGACCTAC TGTGTTCATCTGTATGTGAAAAAGTCCCACAACCGGTTGAAGATACTGGGCTACCATCGGTTCCTGCGCTGGACGCATCGCAACAAAAAGCTGCCCCTTCAGTTGGTTTCGTTCAGCAACCTGATCATTCTGACGATGCACACGATCTTCCTGGAGTATTTCGGTGCCCATTTCTTTATTGACTGCCACATCAAGCGCTTCCCGATGATCTTGGCGCTGAGTATCATCTGTGTACTCGAGTGCATCTTCCTCATCCTGACCCATTTTGCGTACCTTG TCAAAGTCAATGTCTTCAACTCGCAACGCTACCCGCCGGATGCTATGCTTACGGGTGAAAATCGACGGAACTCAATGGCTCCGGAGGAGTTTCTGAGCCAGCAATTTTTGCTCGTGGTCAAGCTAATGGACGAGAACCGTCACATTTTGGACAAGATCCGAGAAGCTCGATCGACGGCCGAGGTGATCAACAGCGAGTCGACCCATCTGTCCCAGGTCGAGCAGTCCATGATTGGGGCTTGA
- the LOC6033968 gene encoding protein FAM161A, with product MSGHGRSVFLNSCIKKPLNPASKHPVPSYLVPQCSLDRGPEDQQRLHNLDMITRKKATSKCPLVRNGHPSRTRTKCCSITHQLRKESDNFQSLVKFYDSIPDYDDLNHLPNEEFYHKLNTLRKKQRELRFSCFNASIEPGCSSSRRSKRDDNDNESLSSWSKSPPAVQQSGILNGTTRKGSAKSVRIEATAMAGKDDTKEDSSEGRPSRRRFRAGTPFISDHEDSTKNASTCTTPINSDFVERYDRYCKRNLRCKSASPIRDYSKITIPQPYKMTQREEDERALQDLLVTSQNAFSSSKETLNKLPSTIKANPVPITSRIPLFNTIMADQEYRNRLAKLNSEIELQSQMKPFHFSERLNRPHSRCLSRSLSSPALLTTGFETLPKPSTSSFKAKPCPKNLFSNYFYFKMWEEDYFRNMNKRLRAEELMRQSSLPPAMARRERNSQNQQQLMRKGPSRVDSADSPSKKGKRKRKSKRSSKRKKGIEERCVEFFSGAFEAGSSTPSQSKCVGKLLYPSSNSSCTGSVDANPGTSATPIYPVNRPNLAATLRTEWCRKKLRELDLEDSGTDSVKKAPKFQWGVKKSQAFQNLNIDHSHQEELNLRLATRRAEQKLRQEEHAINMELMRQRVKAAPLLLEGPPQWGPRLGHVAHRCMTSGGGDGKGDPLFTKSEKGKGFKKSGSGGVDKGKSGRASRDKNHREDKRSYSGSKLSNYTDSSSKLCDDELDSHFTDDV from the exons ATGTCCGGCCACGGGCGGTCAGTGTTCTTGAATTCTTGCATCAAAAAGCCGCTGAATCCGGCCAGCAAGCATCCAGTTCCGTCATACCTGGTACCGCAGTGCAGTTTGGACCGAGGTCCCGAAGACCAGCAGCGTCTGCACAACTTGGACATGATTACGCGTAAGAAGGCCACCAGCAAGTGTCCGTTGGTTCGGAACGGTCACCCCTCGAGAACACGGACCAAGTGCTGCTCGATTACGCACCAGCTGCGGAAGGAGTCGGACAACTTCCAATCGCTGGTCAAGTTTTACGACAGCATTCCCGACTATGACGATCTGAACCATCTACCGAATGAGGAGTTTTACCACAAGCTGAATACACTTCGGAAGAAGCAGCGGGAGTTGAGATTTTCTTGCTTTAACGCGTCTATTGAACCCGGATGTAGCAGCAGCAGACGTTCCAAGCGCGATGACAACGATAATGAGTCGCTCAGCTCGTGGAGCAAGTCACCTCCAGCGGTGCAGCAGAGTGGGATTCTCAATGGGACGACCCGAAAGGGTTCAGCGAAATCGGTTCGAATTGAAGCCACTGCGATGGCGGGGAAGGATGACACCAAAGAGGACAGTTCCGAGGGAAGACCTTCCCGCAGGAGGTTCCGCGCTGGAACGCCTTTTATTTCAGACCACGAAGATAGTACAAAGAACGCTTCGACGTGCACCACTCCGATCAACTCGGACTTTGTTGAACGGTATGATCGCTATTGTAAGCGGAATCTACGCTGCAAGTCAGCCTCTCCCATACGGGACTATTCTAAGATCACCATTCCACAACCGTACAAAATGACTCAACGGGAGGAGGACGAACGAGCGCTACAAGATCTGCTGGTCACCAGCCAAAACGCCTTCTCATCATCCAAGGAGACTCTCAACAAGCTACCTTCCACGATCAAGGCGAACCCGGTTCCCATCACTTCTCGAATTCCTCTGTTCAACACCATTATGGCCGACCAGGAGTACCGGAACCGGCTAGCAAAGCTCAACTCCGAAATCGAGCTGCAGTCCCAGATGAAGCCATTCCATTTCAGCGAGCGCCTCAACCGTCCCCACAGCCGATGCCTCAGCCGTAGCCTGTCCTCACCGGCCCTCCTGACCACCGGCTTCGAAACCCTCCCCAAACCATCCACTTCTTCCTTCAAAGCCAAACCCTGCCCTAAGAACCTGTTCAGCAACTATTTCTACTTCAAGATGTGGGAGGAGGACTATTTCCGGAACATGAACAAGCGACTCCGCGCCGAGGAACTCATGCGGCAGTCCTCCCTGCCTCCGGCCATGGCCCGTCGGGAGCGAAACTCCCAAAACCAACAACAGCTGATGCGAAAGGGACCGTCGCGCGTCGATTCCGCCGACTCTCCGTCGAAGAAGGGCAAACGAAAGCGCAAATCGAAGCGCAGTTCCAAGCGGAAAAAGGGCATCGAAGAGCGATGCGTGGAGTTCTTTTCCGGAGCGTTCGAAGCCGGCTCGTCGACGCCGTCGCAGTCCAAGTGCGTCGGAAAG CTGCTCTACCCGTCGAGCAACTCGAGCTGCACGGGTAGCGTGGACGCGAACCCCGGAACCAGCGCAACGCCGATCTACCCGGTGAACCGTCCGAATCTGGCCGCTACGCTGCGTACCGAGTGGTGCCGCAAGAAGCTGCGCGAGCTGGACCTGGAGGACAGTGGTACCGACTCGGTCAAGAAGGCGCCCAAATTTCAGTGGGGCGTCAAAAAGTCGCAGGCCTTTCAGAACTTGAACATTGA TCACAGTCACCAGGAGGAGCTGAATTTGCGATTGGCGACTCGCCGAGCGGAACAGAAGCTAAGGCAGGAAGAGCATGCGATTAATATGGAGTTGATGAGACAGCGGGTGAAGGCGGCTCCGCTGCTGCTGGAAGGTCCTCCGCAATGGGGCCCTCGGTTGGGTCACGTAGCCCATCGCTGCATGACCAGCGGGGGCGGTGATGGAAAGGGAGATCCGTTGTTTACCAAGTCCGAGAAGGGTAAAGGCTTCAAGAAGAGTGGCAGTGGCGGCGTAGACAAAGGTAAGTCGGGTCGGGCCAGTCGTGACAAGAACCATCGTGAGGACAAGCGCAGCTACAGCGGTAGCAAGCTCAGCAACTACACGGACTCGTCGTCCAAGCTGTGCGACGATGAGCTGGATAGCCATTTCACCGATGATGTTTGA
- the LOC119765147 gene encoding uncharacterized protein LOC119765147, with the protein MFHVVMSFVVISSVLVAGGPPKKIPPATTVTLSTSQFNKTEHQDRVRNILLYSPVQVFAPKFRIVSATQEQVVGTVHYRYRVVFADDPRQRPCELASSEPPRKMRKLMLEPPVVSYTCSYNPGKNVLPGVHCLGCPEVLSREELAKDVHEDRVERILQSEGIEDYSDLTIIGGVSEAGAGTKYKYNVEFVAGGSPIACALTAQENSRLTDPAERRQYSSLCSKIPMSY; encoded by the exons ATGTTCCACGTTGTAATGTCATTTGTGGTGATTTCATCGGTTCTTGTCGCCGGTGGACCACCTAAGAAAATTCCCCCCGCCACTACCGTAACCCTTTCCACCAGTCAATTCAACAAAACCGAACACCAGGATCGCGTCAGAAACATCCTGCTGTACAGTCCGGTGCAGGTTTTTGCCCCCAAATTCCGGATCGTCTCGGCAACGCAGGAACAGGTCGTTGGCACCGTTCACTACCGCTACCGGGTCGTGTTCGCGGACGATCCCCGCCAGAGACCGTGCGAGCTGGCGTCGTCCGAACCTCCGCGGAAGATGCGCAAGTTGATGCTCGAACCGCCAGTGGTTTCGTACACGTGTTCGTACAACCCTGGGAAGAATGTTCTCCCGGGGGTACACTGTCTCGGCTGTCCGGAGGTGCTGTCTCGCGAGGAACTTGCAAAGGACGTTCACGAGGACAGAGTTGAGCGGATCTTGCAGTCGGAGGGCATCGAGGATTATAG CGACTTGACAATCATCGGCGGAGTCAGTGAGGCAGGTGCTGGAACCAAGTACAAGTACAACGTGGAGTTCGTCGCGGGTGGTAGTCCGATAGCGTGCGCATTGACAGCTCAAGAAAATTCTCGTCTGACAGATCCGGCCGAGCGTCGCCAGTATTCGTCTCTTTGCAGCAAGATACCCATGTCGTACTAG